In Sporichthya polymorpha DSM 43042, a genomic segment contains:
- a CDS encoding phage holin family protein, translating into MAEIRNGSAAAPTGDGSLREPSLGELVAAASQNASILVRSEIELAKAELAAEAKKAALGGGMFGGAGLFGFFGFIFLSFGAVYGLDQTSLPLWACYLIVAGAYLLLAGILAGIGLKSLKKMGPPERTQRTIKDTVATLKSRGKKQPADA; encoded by the coding sequence ATGGCCGAGATCCGCAACGGCTCCGCCGCGGCGCCCACGGGCGACGGGTCGCTGCGGGAGCCGTCGCTCGGCGAGCTCGTCGCGGCGGCGAGCCAGAACGCGTCGATCCTGGTCCGCAGTGAGATCGAGCTGGCCAAGGCCGAGCTCGCGGCCGAGGCGAAGAAGGCGGCCCTCGGCGGCGGCATGTTCGGCGGGGCGGGCCTGTTCGGCTTCTTCGGGTTCATCTTCCTTTCGTTCGGCGCCGTCTACGGCCTGGACCAGACCTCGCTCCCCCTGTGGGCCTGTTACCTGATCGTCGCCGGCGCGTACCTGCTCCTCGCGGGGATCCTGGCCGGGATCGGTCTGAAGTCGCTGAAGAAGATGGGCCCGCCCGAGCGGACGCAGCGGACGATCAAGGACACCGTCGCGACGCTGAAGAGCCGGGGCAAGAAACAGCCCGCGGACGCGTGA
- a CDS encoding TlpA family protein disulfide reductase: MRRALAAALSAPLLLAACGGDGGTAASGPGGARGADAPVLTCQGLDSPLPGAAQPSPRPSGNTTALPNLTLDCLGGGDPVGLRTLRGPMVINVWASWCKPCLAELPYLTEAHAELGERVRFLGVAVQDADTPSREWLSYHGVPWPSLADRKGSVRGPLRIPGPPVTLFVNSAGRIAAVHYGAFTSARAVRDAVAEHLQVS; encoded by the coding sequence ATGAGGCGCGCGCTCGCGGCGGCCCTGTCGGCGCCGCTGCTGCTCGCCGCGTGCGGCGGCGACGGCGGAACGGCCGCGAGCGGCCCCGGTGGCGCCCGGGGGGCCGATGCCCCCGTCCTGACCTGCCAGGGCCTCGACAGCCCCCTCCCAGGTGCTGCTCAGCCCTCGCCGCGACCGTCGGGGAACACGACCGCGCTGCCGAACCTGACGCTCGACTGCCTCGGCGGTGGCGACCCGGTCGGACTGCGGACGCTGCGAGGGCCGATGGTGATCAACGTGTGGGCGAGCTGGTGCAAGCCGTGCCTCGCCGAGCTGCCGTACCTCACCGAGGCGCACGCCGAGCTGGGGGAGCGGGTCCGCTTCCTCGGGGTCGCGGTCCAGGACGCGGACACCCCGTCCCGGGAGTGGCTCTCGTACCACGGGGTGCCGTGGCCGTCGCTGGCCGACCGTAAAGGATCGGTCCGCGGTCCGCTGCGGATTCCCGGCCCGCCGGTCACCCTCTTCGTCAACTCCGCGGGGAGAATTGCCGCGGTCCACTATGGTGCGTTCACGAGCGCACGCGCCGTCCGGGACGCGGTCGCGGAGCACCTCCAGGTCTCCTGA
- a CDS encoding NUDIX hydrolase, with protein sequence MTVVPPEFRALLGTRKLPTKRVTQVEDLWEGRTEMVPARDAATVVLLRDTAAGPEVYVLRRQATMAFASGHYVFPGGSVDERDTSIDVEWIGPDPSYWGKLFAAPEPLARALVCAAIRETFEESGVLLAGPDAETVVADTSGPDWETDRVALINRELSFSNFLARRGLVVRADLVVPWAHWVTPVFEPRRFDTRFFVAALPAGQVTREFHEEADQVEWVRPAVAIQRWQDGDMSIMPPTLISLAEIGRYATVAEAMAAAADREIAPLLPHVTMRGDELFMALPGDADYVSPLD encoded by the coding sequence ATGACCGTCGTGCCGCCCGAGTTCCGCGCTCTCCTCGGGACCCGGAAGCTGCCGACGAAGCGGGTCACCCAGGTCGAGGACCTGTGGGAGGGCCGGACCGAGATGGTCCCCGCCCGCGACGCCGCGACCGTCGTCCTCCTGCGGGACACCGCCGCCGGCCCCGAGGTCTACGTGCTGCGCCGACAGGCGACGATGGCGTTCGCGTCCGGGCACTACGTGTTCCCCGGCGGCTCGGTGGACGAGCGGGACACCTCCATCGACGTCGAGTGGATCGGTCCCGACCCGAGCTACTGGGGCAAGCTGTTCGCCGCGCCGGAGCCGCTCGCGCGTGCGCTGGTCTGTGCCGCCATCCGTGAGACCTTCGAGGAGTCCGGCGTCCTGCTCGCCGGCCCGGACGCCGAGACCGTCGTCGCCGACACGTCGGGCCCGGACTGGGAGACCGACCGGGTCGCGCTGATCAACCGCGAACTCTCGTTCTCGAACTTCCTCGCCCGCCGGGGGCTGGTCGTGCGGGCGGACCTTGTCGTGCCGTGGGCGCACTGGGTGACGCCGGTGTTCGAGCCGCGCCGGTTCGACACCCGCTTCTTCGTCGCCGCGCTGCCGGCCGGGCAGGTGACGCGCGAGTTTCACGAGGAGGCCGACCAGGTCGAGTGGGTCCGCCCGGCCGTCGCGATCCAACGCTGGCAGGACGGCGACATGTCGATCATGCCGCCGACGCTGATCAGCCTCGCCGAGATCGGCCGCTACGCCACCGTCGCCGAAGCGATGGCCGCGGCCGCCGACCGCGAGATCGCGCCGTTGCTGCCCCATGTCACGATGCGGGGCGACGAGCTGTTCATGGCCCTGCCCGGCGACGCCGACTACGTCTCCCCGTTGGACTGA
- a CDS encoding MBL fold metallo-hydrolase, with amino-acid sequence MTDPFATPWTGGVLSPRARCVLAPNPGPMTLEGTNTWVLAEPGSSRSVVVDPGPADEEHLAAVLEAATAGGRSVAVVLATHRHHDHVEGAARFARMAEAPVRAADPDVRLGDGVTSLAEGDEITVDGLEIRVLHTPGHTSDCMTFLLPAERALLTGDMVLGRGPTVVIPPDGVLRDYFASLERFAALAGDAVDTVYPGHGPVLPDAAAAIDYYLTHRRQRLEQVRAAVDAGDVTPRQVVERVYADVDRSLWPAAEWSVKAQLIHLGVPVPDPDAVPPNPYT; translated from the coding sequence GTGACCGACCCGTTCGCGACTCCCTGGACCGGCGGCGTGCTCTCGCCCCGGGCCCGCTGCGTACTCGCGCCGAACCCGGGCCCGATGACGCTCGAGGGCACCAACACCTGGGTGCTCGCCGAACCGGGGTCGAGCCGCAGCGTCGTCGTCGACCCCGGGCCGGCCGACGAGGAGCACCTCGCCGCGGTGCTCGAGGCCGCGACCGCGGGTGGGCGCTCGGTTGCTGTCGTCCTCGCGACGCACCGTCACCACGACCACGTCGAGGGCGCGGCCAGGTTCGCCCGGATGGCCGAAGCCCCGGTCCGCGCCGCCGATCCCGACGTCCGCCTCGGCGACGGCGTCACCTCACTCGCCGAGGGTGACGAGATCACCGTCGACGGGCTGGAGATCCGGGTGCTCCACACCCCCGGGCACACCTCGGACTGCATGACGTTCCTGCTCCCGGCCGAGCGGGCCCTCCTCACCGGTGACATGGTCCTCGGCCGCGGCCCGACGGTCGTCATCCCGCCCGACGGCGTCCTACGTGACTACTTCGCCTCGCTGGAGCGCTTCGCCGCCCTCGCCGGGGATGCCGTCGACACCGTCTACCCCGGCCACGGCCCCGTTCTCCCCGACGCCGCCGCCGCGATCGACTACTACCTGACGCACCGTCGGCAACGGCTCGAGCAGGTCCGTGCCGCCGTCGACGCCGGGGACGTGACCCCGCGTCAGGTCGTCGAGCGCGTGTACGCCGACGTCGACCGGAGCCTCTGGCCCGCCGCCGAGTGGTCGGTCAAGGCCCAGTTGATCCACCTCGGCGTCCCGGTCCCCGACCCCGACGCCGTCCCCCCGAACCCGTACACCTGA
- a CDS encoding NUDIX hydrolase produces MNRVELPQWLAPLVDLAGTIQPADFGPLVPAQPMSGARASAVLLLFWEDTSQGTPGTPGDICILLIQRAPDLRNHAGQPAFPGGAVDPTDADVSEAAVREAVEETGLDPTGVEVFATLPEVSVPVSGFTVTPVLAWWREPSPVRPADLAEVASVHLVRIADLVDPANRLTVRHVSGRMSPAFDVDGIRVWGFTAFVLDRVLHLAGWERPWDRGRIEEMS; encoded by the coding sequence GTGAACAGGGTCGAGCTGCCGCAGTGGTTGGCTCCCCTCGTCGACCTCGCCGGGACGATCCAACCTGCTGACTTCGGTCCCCTCGTGCCGGCGCAGCCGATGTCCGGCGCCCGGGCCTCGGCCGTGCTCCTGCTGTTCTGGGAGGACACGTCCCAGGGCACTCCCGGCACTCCCGGGGACATCTGCATCCTGCTGATCCAGCGCGCGCCCGACCTGCGCAACCACGCCGGCCAGCCGGCCTTCCCGGGCGGGGCGGTCGACCCCACCGACGCCGACGTCTCGGAGGCCGCGGTCCGCGAGGCCGTGGAGGAGACGGGCCTGGACCCGACCGGGGTCGAGGTGTTCGCGACCCTGCCCGAGGTCTCGGTGCCGGTCAGCGGCTTCACGGTGACGCCCGTCCTGGCCTGGTGGCGCGAGCCGAGTCCGGTGCGCCCGGCCGACCTCGCCGAGGTCGCCTCGGTCCACCTGGTCCGCATCGCGGACCTCGTCGACCCGGCCAACCGTCTCACCGTGCGGCACGTCTCGGGGCGGATGTCGCCCGCCTTCGACGTCGACGGCATCCGGGTCTGGGGGTTCACCGCCTTCGTGCTCGACCGGGTCCTGCACCTGGCCGGCTGGGAGCGGCCGTGGGACCGGGGCCGGATCGAGGAGATGTCGTGA
- the nth gene encoding endonuclease III translates to MPRKFAGESPLALTRRARRISRVLAETYPDAHCELDFTTPLELLVATILSAQTTDVRVNLVTPVLFAKYRTAADYAAADRAELESIVASTGFFRAKTNSVMGMAQALCDRFGGEVPNRLEDLVTLPGVGRKTANVVLGNAFGVPGITVDTHFGRLSRRFGFTTEDDPVKVEHAVGALIPKKDWTDFSQRMIWHGRRICHAKKPACGACPAAALCPAYGEGETDPEKAAKLVRTSGPR, encoded by the coding sequence GTGCCGCGAAAGTTCGCCGGCGAGTCGCCCCTCGCCCTCACCCGCCGTGCCCGGCGGATCTCGCGCGTGCTCGCCGAGACCTACCCGGACGCGCACTGCGAGCTCGACTTCACCACTCCGCTCGAACTTCTCGTGGCCACGATCCTGTCCGCTCAAACCACCGACGTCCGGGTCAACCTCGTGACGCCGGTGCTGTTCGCCAAGTACCGGACCGCCGCGGACTACGCCGCCGCCGACCGCGCGGAGCTGGAGTCGATCGTCGCCTCGACCGGGTTCTTCCGCGCGAAGACGAATTCGGTCATGGGCATGGCCCAGGCCCTGTGCGACCGCTTCGGCGGCGAGGTGCCCAACCGGCTCGAGGACCTGGTGACCCTGCCCGGCGTCGGCCGCAAGACCGCCAACGTCGTCCTCGGCAACGCGTTCGGGGTCCCCGGCATCACGGTCGACACCCATTTCGGCCGGCTCTCGCGCCGCTTCGGGTTCACGACCGAGGACGACCCGGTCAAGGTCGAGCACGCCGTGGGGGCGCTGATTCCGAAGAAGGACTGGACCGACTTCTCCCAGCGGATGATCTGGCACGGCCGCCGGATCTGCCACGCCAAGAAGCCGGCCTGCGGGGCCTGCCCGGCCGCGGCCCTGTGCCCCGCCTACGGCGAGGGCGAGACCGACCCGGAGAAGGCGGCCAAGCTCGTCCGGACCTCGGGCCCCCGATGA
- a CDS encoding cyclic nucleotide-binding domain-containing protein, whose protein sequence is MDDMIRKAPLFSALDDEAAGALRRSMAEINLGRGQVLFREGDAGDKLYVVADGKVKLGRTSSDGRENLLAILGPGEMFGELSLFDPGPRTATATAVTDTQIFALGHTELTTWVSGRPEVALSLLKQISSRLRRTNEVIGDLVFSDVPGRVAKALLDLSSRFGVQSDDGVHVGHDLTQEELAQLVGASRETVNKALADFAGRGWIRLEARAVVLLDLERLSRRAR, encoded by the coding sequence GTGGACGACATGATTCGTAAGGCGCCGCTGTTCTCGGCCCTCGACGACGAGGCCGCCGGGGCACTGCGTCGTTCGATGGCGGAGATCAACCTCGGTCGCGGCCAGGTGCTGTTCCGCGAAGGGGACGCCGGCGACAAGCTGTACGTGGTTGCCGACGGCAAGGTGAAGCTGGGCCGCACGTCGAGCGACGGCCGCGAGAACCTGCTGGCGATCCTCGGGCCGGGTGAGATGTTCGGCGAGCTGTCGCTGTTCGACCCGGGTCCCCGGACGGCCACCGCCACCGCGGTCACCGACACGCAGATCTTCGCGCTCGGGCACACCGAGCTCACCACCTGGGTCTCGGGCCGTCCTGAGGTCGCGCTGTCGCTGCTCAAGCAGATCTCGTCGCGGCTCCGCCGCACGAACGAGGTCATCGGCGACCTGGTCTTCTCCGACGTCCCCGGCCGCGTCGCCAAGGCCCTGCTCGACCTGTCGAGCCGCTTCGGCGTCCAGTCCGACGACGGCGTCCACGTCGGCCACGACCTCACCCAGGAGGAACTGGCCCAGCTCGTCGGCGCCTCCCGCGAGACCGTGAACAAGGCCCTCGCCGACTTCGCCGGCCGCGGCTGGATCCGCCTCGAGGCCCGCGCCGTCGTCCTCCTCGACCTCGAGCGCCTTTCCCGCCGCGCCCGCTAG
- a CDS encoding RidA family protein, translated as MSARLEKLRELGLHLPEVAKPLAAYVPAVRTGNLVYVSGQLPIADGKLLMTGKVGADVSVEQAHGLAQRAALNAIAAAAAEAGGIDRISRIVKVTGFVACVPEFTEHPKVVNGASELFGQVFGDAGAHARAAVGVPSLPLNAPVEIEIVAEIG; from the coding sequence GTGAGCGCCCGCCTGGAGAAGCTGCGCGAGCTCGGGCTCCACCTCCCCGAGGTCGCGAAGCCGCTGGCCGCGTACGTCCCGGCCGTGCGGACGGGCAACCTCGTCTACGTCTCCGGCCAGCTCCCGATCGCGGATGGCAAGCTGCTGATGACCGGCAAGGTCGGCGCGGACGTCAGCGTCGAGCAGGCCCACGGGCTCGCCCAGCGGGCGGCGCTCAACGCCATTGCCGCGGCCGCCGCCGAGGCCGGCGGGATCGACCGGATCAGCCGCATCGTCAAGGTGACGGGGTTCGTCGCCTGCGTCCCGGAGTTCACGGAGCACCCGAAGGTGGTCAACGGGGCCAGCGAGCTGTTCGGCCAGGTCTTCGGCGACGCCGGGGCTCACGCCCGGGCTGCCGTCGGCGTGCCCTCGCTGCCCCTGAATGCCCCGGTCGAGATCGAGATCGTGGCCGAAATCGGGTGA
- a CDS encoding alpha/beta fold hydrolase, which produces MRSDGSSPADVAWALEGPWTHRQIAANGARFHVVDIGEGPLVLLLHGFPTFWWTWRHQLVALAEAGYRAVAMDLRGYGGSDKTPRGYDPMTLTGDVAGVVQSLGEAEATIVGHGWGGLLAWTSAVFQPKVVTRLAAVSAPHPRRMRAAVLDRRQLTASSYLLGYQRPWIPERKLIADDAAAVGELLHAWGAAPAWPDAETERIYRRAIRVKPVAHCALEYHRWAFRSLARPDGLRYARRMRTPIPRAVLHLHGARDPVVRPSTAAGSGRYVAAPYSWSVVPEVGHFPHEESPETVTRLLLHWLESS; this is translated from the coding sequence GTGCGCAGCGACGGCAGCAGTCCGGCCGACGTCGCCTGGGCCCTGGAGGGCCCGTGGACGCACCGTCAGATCGCTGCGAACGGAGCCCGGTTCCACGTCGTTGACATCGGCGAGGGACCGCTCGTCCTCCTGCTCCACGGTTTCCCCACGTTCTGGTGGACGTGGCGGCACCAGCTCGTCGCGCTCGCGGAGGCCGGCTACCGCGCCGTCGCGATGGACCTGCGCGGCTACGGCGGCAGCGACAAGACACCCCGCGGGTACGACCCGATGACGCTGACCGGCGACGTCGCGGGCGTCGTGCAGTCCCTCGGGGAGGCCGAGGCCACGATCGTGGGCCACGGCTGGGGCGGGCTGCTCGCGTGGACGAGCGCGGTCTTCCAGCCCAAGGTCGTCACGCGCCTCGCAGCCGTCTCGGCCCCGCACCCCCGGCGGATGCGCGCGGCCGTCCTCGACCGGCGGCAACTGACGGCGTCGTCGTACCTGCTCGGCTACCAGCGGCCCTGGATCCCGGAGCGGAAGCTCATCGCCGACGACGCGGCCGCGGTCGGGGAGCTGCTCCACGCCTGGGGCGCCGCGCCCGCCTGGCCCGACGCCGAGACCGAGCGGATCTACCGCCGGGCGATCCGGGTCAAGCCGGTCGCGCACTGCGCGCTGGAGTACCACCGATGGGCGTTCCGCTCCCTGGCCCGGCCGGACGGCCTCCGGTACGCCCGGCGCATGCGGACGCCGATCCCCCGTGCGGTCCTGCACCTGCACGGCGCACGGGATCCGGTGGTCCGCCCCAGCACCGCCGCGGGGTCCGGCCGCTACGTCGCCGCGCCGTACTCCTGGTCGGTCGTCCCCGAGGTCGGGCACTTCCCGCACGAGGAATCTCCCGAGACCGTCACCAGGCTGTTACTGCACTGGCTCGAGAGCTCCTGA
- a CDS encoding DUF4177 domain-containing protein, giving the protein MQTWEYMTAPLLIHATKQILDNFGAEGWELVQVVPGPNAEQLVAYFKRPKS; this is encoded by the coding sequence ATGCAGACCTGGGAGTACATGACCGCGCCGCTGCTCATCCACGCGACGAAGCAGATTCTCGACAACTTCGGGGCCGAGGGCTGGGAGCTGGTCCAGGTCGTCCCGGGCCCGAACGCCGAGCAGCTCGTCGCGTACTTCAAGCGGCCGAAATCGTGA
- a CDS encoding nitric oxide synthase oxygenase, with protein sequence MPRISRMFRNPVIPEQETPAGARSVEDDFAGVDVHEAHDFFRRYYAENPDAPGSLHRRMVEVADELNRYGTYAHTEDELAFGARVAWRNSSRCIGRLYWKSLVVRDRRDVTDPYEVFSECVEHLRSATGGGKIRPTITIFAPPAPGRRGVRIRNDQMIRYAGYRAVDGSVIGDPAQVEFTRAVERFGWLGEGSAFDILPLVIDGPTGPPHVFEIPRDAILEVPIEHPQHAWFAELGLRWHAVPAISNMDLRIGGITYTAAPFNGWYLGTEIGSRNFGDAFRYDLLPGIARRLGLDTSTERTLWKDRALLELNVAVLHSFTMADVTITDHHTESERFLMHLEREEKAGRPVPGDWSWLVPPMSGSATGVFHRYYDTTEQTPAFVPRGAGCPVARQTEARRLAAEQGVCPITGHGPAA encoded by the coding sequence ATGCCGCGGATCTCCCGGATGTTCCGCAACCCGGTGATCCCCGAGCAGGAGACGCCGGCCGGCGCGCGCAGCGTCGAGGACGACTTCGCGGGCGTCGACGTCCACGAGGCGCACGACTTCTTCCGGCGGTACTACGCGGAGAACCCGGACGCCCCGGGCTCGCTGCACCGGCGGATGGTCGAGGTCGCGGACGAACTGAACCGCTACGGCACCTACGCGCACACCGAGGACGAGCTCGCGTTCGGGGCGCGCGTGGCCTGGCGCAACAGCAGTCGCTGCATCGGCCGCCTCTACTGGAAGAGCCTCGTCGTCCGGGACCGGCGCGACGTGACCGATCCCTACGAGGTCTTCTCCGAGTGCGTGGAGCACCTGCGCAGTGCAACGGGCGGCGGCAAGATCCGACCGACGATCACGATCTTCGCCCCGCCCGCCCCGGGCCGGCGCGGCGTCCGGATCCGCAACGACCAGATGATCCGGTACGCCGGCTACCGCGCCGTCGACGGCTCGGTCATCGGCGATCCGGCCCAGGTCGAGTTCACCCGCGCCGTCGAGCGGTTCGGCTGGCTCGGTGAGGGCAGCGCGTTCGACATCCTGCCGCTGGTGATCGACGGTCCGACCGGCCCGCCGCACGTCTTCGAGATCCCGCGCGACGCGATCCTCGAGGTGCCGATCGAACACCCGCAACACGCGTGGTTCGCCGAGCTCGGGCTGCGCTGGCACGCCGTCCCCGCGATCTCGAACATGGATCTGCGCATCGGCGGGATCACCTACACCGCCGCGCCGTTCAACGGCTGGTACCTCGGCACCGAGATCGGGTCACGGAACTTCGGCGACGCCTTCCGGTACGACCTGCTGCCGGGCATCGCCCGCCGTCTCGGCCTCGACACCTCGACCGAGCGGACGCTGTGGAAGGACCGCGCGCTGCTCGAGCTCAACGTCGCGGTGCTGCACAGCTTCACGATGGCCGACGTGACGATCACCGATCACCACACCGAGTCCGAGCGCTTCCTGATGCACCTCGAGCGCGAGGAGAAGGCCGGCCGCCCGGTGCCCGGTGACTGGTCCTGGCTCGTGCCGCCGATGTCGGGCTCCGCGACCGGCGTCTTCCACCGGTACTACGACACGACCGAGCAGACCCCGGCCTTCGTGCCCCGGGGCGCGGGTTGCCCCGTCGCCCGGCAGACCGAGGCCCGACGCCTCGCCGCCGAGCAGGGCGTCTGCCCGATCACCGGCCACGGCCCGGCGGCTTGA
- the nhaA gene encoding Na+/H+ antiporter NhaA: MSLTPPGPPPAPRPAASRVLFGRLPTREARYLAHVLRDETVGGFLLLAGAVVALVWANSPWSDAYAELLHSHVGPSSIGLDLTVAHWASDGLLALFFFVAGLELKRELVVGELRTPATALLPVVAAGCGMAVPALLYVVVSLGEPGAGEGWAIPTATDIAFALTVLAVAGSSLPTALRAFLLTLAVVDDLGAITIIAIFYTEQIELGSLAGAIAALAAYAVLQRRRVRAWWVYVPLALGVWWLVHDSGVHATVAGVALGLLTRVRPDEGEASSPAQRLEHRLGPISAGLVLPIFAFAAAGVAVSGGDLRAAAEDPVAAGVAVGLVVGKFLGVLGGTWAAARWTRAQLSPDLAWSDVAAVATLAGIGFTVSLLIGDLAYGEDPTRSAAVKVAVLAASLVAAAIAVVQLRFRERHVRRRGGERADGQTGQTV, translated from the coding sequence TTGTCTCTCACCCCGCCCGGGCCGCCGCCCGCGCCCCGCCCCGCTGCGTCCCGCGTCCTGTTCGGCCGCCTGCCGACCCGCGAGGCCCGCTACCTGGCGCACGTCCTGCGCGACGAGACCGTGGGTGGGTTCCTGCTCCTGGCCGGGGCCGTGGTCGCCCTGGTCTGGGCGAATTCGCCCTGGTCCGACGCCTACGCCGAGCTGCTCCACAGCCACGTCGGGCCCAGCTCGATCGGGCTGGACCTGACCGTGGCCCACTGGGCGTCGGACGGCCTGCTCGCGCTGTTCTTCTTCGTGGCCGGCCTGGAGCTCAAGCGCGAACTCGTGGTCGGCGAGCTGCGGACGCCGGCGACGGCCCTGCTGCCGGTGGTCGCCGCCGGGTGCGGGATGGCCGTACCGGCGTTGCTGTACGTGGTGGTCAGCCTCGGGGAGCCCGGGGCGGGCGAGGGCTGGGCGATCCCGACCGCGACGGACATCGCGTTCGCGCTCACGGTGCTCGCGGTGGCCGGGTCGTCGCTCCCGACCGCCCTGCGGGCGTTCCTGCTGACGCTCGCGGTCGTCGACGACCTCGGGGCGATCACGATCATCGCGATCTTCTACACCGAGCAGATCGAGCTCGGATCCCTCGCCGGCGCGATCGCGGCCCTGGCGGCCTACGCCGTCCTGCAGCGCCGTCGGGTCCGGGCCTGGTGGGTCTACGTCCCGCTGGCGCTGGGCGTGTGGTGGCTGGTTCACGACAGCGGCGTACACGCGACGGTGGCCGGCGTGGCCCTCGGGCTGCTCACGCGGGTCCGGCCGGACGAGGGCGAGGCCTCCTCGCCCGCGCAGCGGTTGGAGCACCGGCTGGGGCCGATCTCGGCCGGCCTGGTGCTGCCGATCTTCGCCTTCGCCGCGGCGGGGGTCGCCGTCTCGGGCGGGGACCTGCGGGCGGCGGCCGAGGACCCGGTGGCGGCCGGCGTGGCCGTCGGGCTGGTCGTCGGCAAGTTTCTCGGCGTCCTGGGCGGGACGTGGGCGGCGGCGCGCTGGACGCGGGCCCAGCTCAGCCCCGACCTGGCCTGGAGCGACGTGGCGGCCGTGGCGACGCTGGCGGGCATCGGCTTCACGGTCTCCCTGCTGATCGGCGACCTGGCCTACGGGGAGGACCCGACCCGGTCGGCGGCGGTCAAGGTCGCGGTGCTGGCCGCCTCCCTGGTGGCCGCCGCGATCGCGGTCGTGCAGCTGCGGTTCCGGGAGCGGCACGTCCGGCGGCGGGGCGGGGAGCGTGCCGACGGACAAACCGGGCAGACTGTGTGA
- a CDS encoding MarP family serine protease — MSVIDVVLLVACVSFAAAGYRQGFIIGLTAFVGFLAGGILGVFLAPEIVQVLDDELGQAIFAVGIVLTMATVGQLIGAAAGAYLRGLVTWHPAHAIDAGAGAVLGVVSLLVVSWFVGSALASAPVSDLSQKVRESEVLAFVDDYMPDSADRLYASLARVLDKNGITQVFGPFDNEKIIPVEEPDSGPLAAPAIRAVKRSIVKVEGAAQSCRKALEGTGFVYARERVMTNAHVVAGVDEPTVSVGGTETRLQGRVVLFDEDRDVAIIYVPGLNAPALSFDTSGKRRDSAVVAGFPLNGPYHLEKARIREEINARGPDIYNAGVVERNVFSIFARIEPGNSGGPLLSPEGKVYGLIFAKSVQDSQTGYALTAAEVAEDARKGIATTAKVSTKECV; from the coding sequence GTGAGCGTGATCGACGTCGTTCTCCTCGTTGCCTGCGTCTCCTTCGCGGCGGCGGGATACCGGCAGGGCTTCATCATCGGTCTGACGGCGTTCGTCGGATTCCTCGCCGGCGGCATCCTCGGGGTCTTCCTGGCCCCCGAGATCGTGCAGGTCCTCGACGACGAACTCGGGCAGGCGATCTTCGCCGTCGGCATCGTGCTGACGATGGCGACGGTGGGTCAGTTGATCGGGGCCGCCGCGGGTGCGTACCTCCGCGGGCTGGTGACGTGGCATCCCGCCCACGCGATCGACGCCGGCGCCGGGGCGGTGCTCGGCGTCGTCTCGCTGCTCGTCGTGTCCTGGTTCGTCGGGTCCGCGCTCGCGAGCGCGCCGGTGTCGGACCTGTCGCAGAAGGTGCGCGAGTCCGAGGTCCTCGCGTTCGTCGACGACTACATGCCCGACAGCGCCGACCGGCTCTACGCCTCGCTGGCGCGGGTGCTCGACAAGAACGGCATCACGCAGGTCTTCGGGCCGTTCGACAACGAGAAGATCATCCCGGTCGAGGAGCCGGACTCCGGCCCGCTCGCCGCCCCCGCGATCCGCGCGGTCAAGCGCAGCATCGTCAAGGTCGAGGGCGCCGCCCAGTCCTGTCGCAAGGCGCTCGAGGGCACCGGCTTCGTCTACGCCCGCGAGCGGGTCATGACGAACGCCCACGTGGTCGCCGGCGTCGACGAGCCCACCGTGTCCGTCGGCGGCACCGAGACGCGTCTGCAGGGCCGCGTCGTGCTCTTCGACGAGGACCGTGACGTCGCGATCATCTACGTCCCCGGCCTGAACGCCCCGGCGCTGTCCTTCGACACCTCCGGCAAGCGCCGGGACTCGGCCGTCGTGGCCGGCTTCCCGCTCAACGGCCCGTACCACCTGGAGAAGGCCCGCATCCGCGAGGAGATCAACGCCCGCGGCCCGGACATCTACAACGCCGGCGTCGTCGAGCGGAACGTGTTCTCGATCTTCGCCCGCATCGAGCCCGGCAACTCCGGCGGTCCGCTGCTCTCCCCGGAGGGCAAGGTCTACGGCCTGATCTTCGCCAAGAGCGTCCAGGACTCGCAGACCGGCTACGCCCTCACCGCCGCCGAGGTCGCCGAGGACGCCCGCAAGGGCATTGCCACGACCGCCAAGGTCTCCACCAAGGAATGCGTCTAG